In a single window of the Coprothermobacter proteolyticus DSM 5265 genome:
- a CDS encoding zinc metalloprotease HtpX — protein MRNVRLKTFLLMIWFGALVLALGWVIGYLFGNVSLWMTIALVMALVQIWASYWYSDKIVLTMTGTRLVDPNESVEAQMLYNIVEELSIAAGLPMPKVGIMETMEPNAFATGRDPDHAVVVATRGILKILNRDELAGVIAHELSHIKHRDILLTSMAATMALMISYLANLSWRMMFWGSFGDSDDRGRNPIIALIGLLLIFLAPLAATLIRLAVSREREFMADAGSAQITRNPEALASALEKLELYGKQMPKSALAKTNPAFAELFIVNHIKGDWMTNLFSTHPPTQERIRRLRSMTAY, from the coding sequence ATGCGCAACGTCAGGCTAAAAACCTTTTTACTGATGATATGGTTTGGCGCACTGGTACTTGCATTGGGATGGGTAATAGGTTATCTATTTGGAAACGTTAGCTTGTGGATGACCATAGCGCTGGTCATGGCACTGGTGCAAATTTGGGCAAGTTATTGGTACTCCGATAAGATAGTGCTAACCATGACTGGTACGAGGCTGGTTGATCCAAACGAGTCGGTAGAAGCACAAATGCTTTACAACATCGTAGAGGAACTTAGCATAGCGGCTGGTTTGCCTATGCCGAAGGTGGGCATCATGGAGACCATGGAGCCCAACGCCTTTGCCACAGGAAGAGATCCAGATCATGCGGTGGTCGTTGCCACACGTGGCATTTTGAAAATACTAAACAGAGATGAATTGGCTGGTGTAATAGCTCATGAGCTCAGCCACATAAAACACAGGGACATATTGCTCACAAGCATGGCTGCCACCATGGCGCTCATGATTTCTTACTTGGCAAATCTGTCTTGGCGAATGATGTTCTGGGGTAGCTTCGGCGACAGCGACGATAGGGGCCGCAATCCCATCATTGCCCTCATTGGTTTGCTTCTGATATTCTTGGCTCCGCTGGCTGCAACACTAATACGTTTAGCTGTGAGCCGAGAACGTGAGTTCATGGCAGATGCCGGGAGTGCTCAAATTACAAGGAATCCAGAAGCGCTTGCTAGTGCTCTGGAAAAACTAGAACTTTATGGTAAGCAAATGCCTAAGAGCGCTCTGGCTAAGACGAATCCAGCCTTCGCTGAGCTGTTCATAGTTAATCATATAAAGGGTGATTGGATGACCAATCTGTTTTCTACGCACCCACCTACGCAGGAACGCATAAGAAGACTGCGCAGTATGACAGCTTACTAA
- a CDS encoding putative manganese-dependent inorganic diphosphatase, with product MSHSYSHENRGMSMDMEMVYVVGHKNPDTDSVVSAVGYAALKPEEYVAFRAGEPNDETLEVFQLAGTDVPPLLSSLRLTALDMSKQLTSLDEKATFLEASKLLEKQKVIPVLKSDKLLGIVTEKDLFRVIQKELFEEEVTVRLEPEVLIKTIPGRFLTPPRVIEGVPLVLASSTETAGNRVRSNNVVIMGDRWDLLPVLLKRRVRAVIFTMGLSPSENDLEQLTDAGIVVFSSSLHTYNTIRLMFMAFTVKEAMNVNPVTVSPQDGLDFLRRLSNLHRHRYFPVVEEDGSFRGLLELADLASPPRKKVFLVDHNEPGQAVDGLQEAQVMGIIDHHRLGAFTTDEPVKIIIEPVGSTSTLVAREYLRQNAHMTRQVATLLLGGLVSDTLNLQSVTTTPLDVDIAQFLEERSFLPRDELASRLFHARVQAVLRDPSALTKDFKLFTFGKVRVGIAQIEIPGGSSLAPVMRDAIEKVMTEKLEKERLDLALFMLTDITQKGTLLFAFGQRHIAQMVWAKPFKDGTEYLPSVVSRKKQIVPLLEQILGGNG from the coding sequence ATGTCACACAGCTATAGTCATGAGAATAGGGGCATGAGCATGGATATGGAAATGGTATATGTGGTTGGTCATAAGAATCCTGATACTGATTCTGTGGTTTCAGCAGTGGGTTATGCAGCATTAAAACCGGAGGAATATGTTGCTTTCAGAGCTGGTGAGCCTAACGACGAGACTCTTGAAGTTTTCCAACTTGCCGGTACAGACGTGCCGCCACTTCTTAGTTCTTTGAGATTAACAGCATTGGATATGTCAAAACAACTTACTTCTTTGGATGAAAAAGCGACTTTTTTGGAAGCCTCCAAATTGCTGGAAAAACAAAAAGTGATTCCCGTACTTAAGTCAGACAAACTTTTGGGTATTGTCACTGAGAAGGATCTGTTTCGGGTCATACAAAAAGAGCTTTTTGAAGAGGAAGTGACAGTCCGCCTGGAGCCAGAAGTACTCATAAAAACCATACCGGGGCGCTTCCTTACTCCTCCGCGAGTCATTGAAGGGGTTCCACTAGTGCTAGCTTCTTCTACTGAAACAGCAGGCAACCGTGTACGCAGCAACAATGTAGTTATCATGGGCGATCGCTGGGACTTACTGCCCGTACTGCTGAAGCGTCGTGTGCGTGCTGTCATTTTCACCATGGGTCTTTCCCCCTCGGAAAATGATTTGGAGCAACTGACGGATGCCGGCATCGTGGTTTTTTCTTCTTCTCTTCACACCTATAACACTATTCGTCTCATGTTCATGGCATTCACTGTCAAAGAAGCCATGAACGTAAACCCTGTAACGGTTTCGCCTCAGGACGGTCTGGATTTCCTGCGTCGACTTTCAAACCTGCATAGGCACAGATACTTCCCCGTGGTGGAAGAAGATGGTTCTTTCCGGGGCTTGTTGGAACTGGCTGATTTGGCCAGTCCGCCGCGCAAAAAAGTGTTCCTAGTGGATCACAACGAACCTGGACAAGCTGTAGATGGTTTGCAGGAAGCGCAGGTAATGGGCATCATCGATCACCACCGCCTTGGAGCATTCACCACTGATGAACCTGTGAAGATAATCATTGAGCCAGTGGGATCCACCTCCACCTTGGTGGCTCGAGAGTACTTGCGCCAGAATGCACACATGACTCGGCAGGTGGCAACGCTTCTTTTAGGCGGTCTGGTTAGTGACACACTTAACTTGCAGTCAGTAACCACAACACCTTTGGACGTGGATATTGCTCAGTTCTTGGAAGAAAGAAGTTTTCTTCCCCGTGATGAATTGGCTTCACGGCTTTTTCACGCTCGCGTTCAAGCAGTTTTGCGGGATCCTTCAGCTCTGACTAAAGATTTTAAGCTTTTCACATTCGGTAAAGTGAGGGTGGGGATTGCTCAAATAGAAATTCCTGGAGGTTCCTCCTTGGCCCCTGTTATGAGAGATGCCATAGAAAAAGTCATGACTGAGAAGTTAGAAAAAGAGCGTTTGGATTTAGCATTATTCATGCTGACCGACATTACTCAGAAAGGCACTCTGCTTTTCGCTTTCGGCCAGCGTCACATTGCGCAAATGGTTTGGGCAAAACCATTCAAAGACGGTACAGAATACTTGCCCTCTGTGGTCAGCCGTAAGAAGCAAATAGTACCACTTTTGGAACAAATACTGGGCGGTAACGGCTAG
- a CDS encoding phage holin family protein, translated as MFFLGKWLANFVVLAIVSLIYKGLTYANLTAMILGALVLTLAQLTIKPILTLLTLPINILTLGLFSLVINGLIIWLMASIVPGIYLKSFGAAIIAWILVSIVGLFVRPLIL; from the coding sequence ATGTTCTTTTTGGGAAAATGGCTTGCGAATTTTGTGGTACTTGCTATCGTGAGCTTGATTTACAAGGGTTTGACTTATGCCAATTTAACAGCAATGATTCTGGGTGCTTTGGTACTCACGTTGGCTCAGCTTACCATAAAACCCATATTGACCTTGCTTACGTTGCCCATAAACATACTGACCTTGGGGCTATTCAGTTTAGTCATAAACGGTCTGATTATTTGGCTAATGGCATCAATAGTCCCAGGTATTTATTTGAAATCCTTTGGAGCAGCCATCATAGCCTGGATCCTCGTTAGTATAGTGGGACTGTTCGTCAGGCCACTGATTCTCTGA